The DNA segment TTTTATGCTATGACCTACTCCAGAGTATACACTTCATACACCAATGTGTGTTTAAAGATGTGccagtcaaagtaaaaaaacccaagttatttgtattcagaaatatcaaagcattcacttaatttctataaaaagatagCTTAAAcgtttcattgaaattaaaccCATGGCAATATTACATGAACAATCATGTTAGTATgctttttatatattatcatacgattcaataaatgtttcaattaaattttcctttataatttttttttttttaaaaagcttgaATGAAGATATGTATAAATGGTTATCATAGTTGAcactgtataaatatatatatatttggaagaTCAAATTAAAATGGCTTTTTCAATGCAAAGTCAATCTTAAAAACCCCAAAAGGAACTTTCATTTCAACTTATGAGGTTAACACAAATGCCTCACAGCCTATGAAACAATTtgtagtcttgtgttgtgttGGAATATGCAATGTATTGCACTGTCTGTGTCCACATATATGTAGCTTAAAGTCAGCTTGGTCTGGTATCTTCTGTGTATTTTGGTAAGTACTGTTTTGTCACAGTCTTCTTATTAACAGTGGAACGCTTAGAGTGAGTATATTGAAGACTGACAATGGCGGGAACATATTCTAGATGACTGAAACCTTGGATTACTCAGTGGcttgaaaaagacaaaaagttaaaatatattatttaatactaCATAATACAACAATACCTTTATGAAAACGCCTTTTAATAGTTTACATATATAggtaaaacataatttacattccTCTTTCTTAATTGaaacagtttgtattttttatgaaaactatttttaattaaaataaacactgaAAAAAGTAGGGTatgtaagaaaacatgaaatataccATACTACTATCAATTAATTAACTTCTAGTTTAGTGTTCATTCCTAGTTAAATATCACATATGTTATACCAGTCAACAGTTCAAAATGAGATGCCCAACAtggtattaatataaaaatgatataattgtattattgataaaaGTGTATGTTCTATACATTAAGAGTTTTTACATAGCGCGTACATTTTCAACTCTTTTAATTTACGACGTAACGTCAAACACTATAACACtacttgtatataaattattaactttatttcatCTTGCGACGTCAGTTATGTATGATTATTCTCAACGGCAAGGAAACATAATACTGTAATCCGATTGAACACCGGATGTTTCTGCAAGCTGTAATATTGAGTTTGGTAAATATATTAGCCATCtgttgttttcaatattcaCATAATTTGTTTCGataatcaaatcatttttatttgcaaaaaaagtttcaatgcaGTCCAGGTGTGctcaataaatgtttatgcgaaaagcttcagaaacaagctcagtagcaaaaagtttaaacataaacccggtttaatggcactgggtaaacgccaaagacatacaacatagaatcacaaacaagaaacatggaagaacaacacaaaactccacatacagcacagtgcatacatactttatataaaaaactaggtatgtttatcaaaaattgttaggtaccgacttggaacggtcagtaaattgtaaatttactgggggcttaaaccaggttgtgtgcacaacctcactcttatcccaacaatcctgaataaatcAATAATGTAAACGTTTGAACGCCATATTGCCTCGAACGTTATTGCAATAATCTCGTTGAAGTTAATAATTCTTAAATTTtctattcaaatataaaaacgccatgtttatcaaggattgttaggtaccgccttggaacggtcagtaaaatataaatttacttggAGCTGAAGACAGGTTCGCAGCAAGATAGAGTTAATTCTTCTTAAATGTGAATatctatacatgatatatattaagACAGCCTTTAAAAcggaaaataatataaaacatattgtttattttaaactaaataaaactgTATGATGCAAAATTCTTGTATGATATAGGTTTCGTTTCTATTATTAATATGGTAACTTAAGGCGCAAGCCACGCATCCAAGCACGTGTGATCTTGTTCTATAGCACTGGGATCAAAAGCCGAGAAATGAAACGATATAATCTTTAAACAGTCGTGTTGTGGTAACGAATAAAGCATTATCtgaatatttgtattatgcTCCCCGATAAATTTTAGGACATGATATAGTTAGTGTATAGTCCATGTGTCCGTCTCTTCCACTTTAGTGTCCGGTATGTTTCTCAGCAACCTACGGCTTGTATCCAATAAATTATTTGGATAAACTACAGTTGTAAAAGGAGATGCGCATATTATCGGTACCTTCCGGCTGAGTAGCTGAGTCAATGTCCCTTTAAAGTATGTAAAGTATGATATAGGACCATTCAATCTCAAATATTGGTGTCCGAGCTATTTCTCGGTAAATTCCGTTTGGCACTAGATGGAATCTTTTTGGTAGCATAAGGAGATGTGCATATCATTATCATGTTCCGGTTCGATGAATTCTAGTTATGGCCcttcttatttatatatagtgtTATATTTGATGAAATATCGGAAAATACATTGATCAAATTCGACCTCGGCCATCAAGTTTTCAGTTTCTGGATACGATCGAAATGATTTATGTTTAGATGCTTTTGGTGCATACATGTGTCGTTTGGTCAATAAACCGCTGAATTATTGAGGAAGCTGTTAGAAAGTCGCTGAATGGAGGGACAGTCCGTTAGGTGGATGCCTCGATCTGCACTTCTCCGCGATAACATATGTTATGGTATTATAGGGTATATATTTTTAGttgatttgtttcaaatgttgtttttctacTTGTCATTTAGGCCATGTTTGGTTTTGGTAGTCCATTATCGATCGATCTGCCAGCCTGCCGACTTTCTAATTGTAGCAGCGAACTATTATAGAAACGTGATTTAGAGTGGTATGTCCTTAAGTGTATTCCATTTTAATCATACGTTAGATGTTTGCAGCCATAAACTCAATGTTCGTGAATATGTCTAACATGATATTACTTCAATGAAACTGccgatatttattttatgtcaaattcGCATTAGTTCGGATAGACAACCATTTCAGCCTCGTTAAGCCATTTCATCATTAGATCGGCTTTTCTAGAAATAGTTTGCCTTATTTGGAAGTATATTGGACTGACACGAATGGTAATGAAGTCGTTCCGTCTCGACCTTTAAGCaaaattcatatttctttcCAAAATTTCTGGCAAAAATAATGAGTGTTAAATTTCCATGAATTTCGCCAAGTTGCCTTTAGTTGCGCAATCAATTTTTACATATATTCCATCATATCGAATCTGACAATATAATATGCGTTGTTCAACATTCAAAGGTACTCTTTCACGTTTTTTAAGGtcagatattgaaaaaaaatgcaaaacgcGACGCaaacgttttttgttttttttcaatgataaaacatcgtACAATTTAGAGCTCTATTGTTTATCATTAGTTGACCTAAAAACGTTAGTGCTGCGCGTTAGTGACACTCTCAAGCATTGAATTAGTTTAATGTTAGAGTTAAGTATGCACCTGGCTACCATGGCGCATCTTCTTTTGTATAACAGTGTGTCACCCTATCCCTAACCCAAATTATGTACGAAAAGCGTAATTTAGGCAATTAAAGTTTGATAAATGTATTGCAATAGCTATCAACATATGTGTCTGCCAGCTGCTGTTcggtgtttgtttatataagttatatgaCTAATTTCAGCAAAATCTAACACTCCACAAATGTAAGAGATTCCTTTTAAGGGAATCGTTGTATTGCATCTGAAAAGAATTGTGTCCGTATGGTCGACGGCTTGGCCATCCGATGATTCTGTTGGTTTCATGTCCGTAATGATCACCCTTGACCAAGGCGGACGACGTCGCGAATGTAGATTGATTTTGTTCGTTATTCGAAGGTATCAAATTGTTCGAGGTGGGGGCAGCTGTATTTTTGAATAAAGGAAATGCTTTTCTGAGTTTTTACCAACCCAGGTAAGATGATTCACGTGAATCTACGCGCAATTCTAAGATACTTGTTAAATGGATGAcgataataaattaaaatgattaaaatagaaCGATATAGATGAGCAGAGTCAGCACAatatacaacaacaaacatattaataaaaacttaaatgaaaaCCTCCAACGGCGACGTTAATCGAGATCTTATGTTCTGACGTTCACTATAAATAACTGATCGTCATGACCTTGGGATCAATAAACAGCTTCaaaatatgcaagaaaaagaATCGTCCACATTGCAAGCCTCCTTACCGGCTTCCACACGAGCCATCGGGTCAAATGAGAAAGACACTTATATAATTacaatagaaaacaatttaacagGTAAAATCCGTTTCTGTCTTGTCCGGGTATATAACGTGTTTCGgcttttgattatattttatggCGAATAACATATCGATAATAAAATTTAGATATtcataaacttaaaattaaatacactCAACATGCCGGTACCTTATTAACCCCAACAGCCGACACATTAACTATTATCTGGAAAGGGAGTCTGAACAATCCGAACAGCCGGCTCTTTAACTAATAGTATATTACCGAAACGGTTACCTCATCAATCCTAACAGACGTCCTTTCAATTTAAAGTATGATATTAAAGATATACCTCAAAAATCCCAACTGAGTTGAAGCAAGAgacttataaaatgaaaacaacattgcaatgtttgaataatgttttatatccaatttGTATCCAATGAGTCAAGAATGAATTTTTCGAAAATGACATCGCTCTCTTACAACatgataaatatcaaaaagCCTCTACATCAGATATTGAACTAAATTGCAGATTCCACAAAACTTGTCTATTCTACACTGGCGAAGgcgttttattaataataacgCAAATTGCAAAATTGTCATGGACTTTCTTCTGTAAACAATCAGGAAATAATCATAGAATGTTCCCGTCTGTCTTACGCCTGTCATATTTTAGACACGTAATATTGGGTATTCTTGTATCAGACATAATGTGCTTACTtagaaatgtaaaattatttgaactgtcTTAAATGCTAAAACATTAACGTTATTGCTTATAAAAGGGCCGATTAGTTAACATCAATGGCTTAAAATTAAATGCGTCGATCATAATTATGttcgacataattatgaaaaaaataagaacattttgtttataaggGTTAAGTTAAATTTGGTAAGTGTTGaactaaaatattaatttgattaatGAACTGAAATAACCGCTGTTTATCCAGAATTTTTATTTTGAGAATGTTCCGAATTGTCTACGATTGAAGTATAACTGAAAGTGCAAATCACACACACTATAGTGGTAGAATGCTATATCTATGGTTGGAAGTTTGGAAAACGTAGCAAATTCTTTTTAGACAATTTTGCGTATCGTCCCCAAACTCTAGTCAGAAGTATTGGCAAGTATGTTTTTCAGTTACAGgttgcattcataaaaaatggtAATCACGAAAGTTACGATAATACTTAATTGTCGCAAAATTTTTAAAACGATCTTATATCATCAGGAATCGATATGAATTACACAAAAGACTatccaaattatatttttaagcgTATTTTATTCTATGTTTAATCAAGTGTTGACCAAACATGTTtctattaaacaaaaaagaGTATCAACAGATTAGCAGCCAAGCTGGTTTACCGAATGATAAAGGAATCACTTCACGTAAGAGATAAATACcatataaattgtaaacatgatGATTATCATATTTAAGGATATAAAACAACTgcatcaattaaaaaataaaaaaaaagaatttgttTCATCAagcaatatataaacaaacaaaatcttgttttatttgtaaacaaataaaagataattatCATTTGAGAGAGAATAATGGATGACAAGATATTGTACTTAATGAActgaacaaacatttaacaactacTGTATAGCAGATATGATAGAACACTCACCCTTAAGTCCGGACCATTTTCCATAGATAAAACGGTGTTTAATAAGCAAAATTgggaaacaaaatgtttgatttcaattatattaaGTCCattgaagtaaacaaaaataaatgattaactTGATATAAGTAAATCTACGCGATAGGATTGGTCCATAAGTatctaaacattttttaataagatAAAACTGTTTATTGCTTCTAAGGTTAAGAATAACAGTCAACGAATCAGGAGTTCACTTTTTCTGTTTTTGCACAGAGGGATATGTCTCGCAAACGTATTCCGCGCTTCGTTAAATAAATACTAATCATTCTATAATATTGATTATGCCTATTTTAGTGTCTTCTTTCTTTCTTCTGCTTGGTCGTTGAATTATTTGAGGTTTCCTAACTTTTAAGGTTTAAGATTGTTTGGTATTTTCcatgaaaaaacattattggtAATCTTCTGATGACGATAAGATACTCAAAATCAAATTCAGTGTTGTTTTAAACAGGTAATGCTTGGGCTATTTTTATAGTGTGCACTAATGACCCATTATTACGACAATGATATATGCTCTGCTGCAAACGATACTGCTGTTGACGAGTCTCAGATTGTAATCGAAGGCTTGTAATGATATACAATAGGCACGTTTCACCTAATCAACTCGGTCAATCCACATGTAATTATAAAGTTTTGAACATCTTCTAAATGAATAGAAACTAGTTTTGCAGTATTACATGCTTTAACGAAGCACCTGATGTTTATACAACAATGACGTTTAGAGTTTAAACTATTTCAGATTATTTTCATTCCCTTTCCTAAATGCTGTCGATACTCTGATTGTAATCGAAGTCTTGTAATGCTGTACAATAGGCACGTTTCACCTAATCAACTCGGTCAATCCACATCTAATTAGACAGTTTTGAACATCTTCTAAATGAATAGAAACTAGTTTTGCAGTAATACATACGAAGCACCTGATGTTTATACACCAATGACGTTTAGAGTTTAAACTATTGCAGATTATCTTCATTCCCTTTCCTAAATGCTGCTTTTATAATTTCAAGAACTAAGAACAAATTATACTGTTTATTATGCAGtaaatgtgtttcttgttttgtttaacatgttGCTGTTccaaattgtttaaatgcaCTGTTCAAACACAAAAGATTGGTGAATGAAATAGTTTCCACATTTATGAAACATAagcatattgaaaacattaataaatatcaatatggTAACTTATTCTTTTAATCCATCAGTAAAATCTGATATCGCGTATGTTGTCATTGGTGTCTCATTTCTTGGTTCAGAGTGTTTGAATGGTTTGTTAACGGCATAGACATTCATTACGGCACACATGCTGTTAGCGTCAAAATGTCATTTCTGACGACAATTGTATAAAGGTTGCTCATAAAAGTACCAAGGACATGAATAATAGGACAAGAGaaaaaatcctttttaaatGTCACTAAGAATATTGCTTGATTCACTTGATGCAGCTATCAAGGTCTTTTGTGGTGATAGTTATCAATGATGACATGAGCTTAGGATTCGCGTTCGTGATTTTAGAATTGTATTACTTGTATTTTgtcatataaaaaaattcaagcTGGTTCACGACTACGTTATTATGCATTGTGGTATATAtgtcaatattgttttcatatcaaCTCTATTTCTACACTGGCCTTAACACTCCAATGACATTTGTAACAGCCATTGCCTATTGTTCAAGAATACAAGATAGCGAATCGAGAGTCCTCcgatgtttaaataaaaaattgtccGAAAAAGATCATGCGGCGAAATtcttatgtaccaatgataaaCAGGATACACTTCCTTTATAAACTgaaccaaaacataaaattactaTACATATCTCTTACACTAAGGAGTTACGAGTTGTTGTCATCACGGTGTACAAGCTAGGTTGAGTATATAAAGTAAAAGGTGCATACAAAGAGCTTCTCCAGATATCCATCATTTAGTGGCAGACTGGACAATATTGCAAGTAGGTGAGTGTTACGGTATCTCGATCGAATGTTAAGCCTGATCTTACTCATGACTGAAGGCACCCATACTGAAAGTATACTGAGCGCTCGCATACTGGTACATTTGATGATAtctaaacattcattttaactTTGTTCGCCTTTCAAGTTAATTTGTACCTCAATTGACACATATTTAAGAGTTTAAGTGATTATATGATTATGCTTTGTTTCCTAAAGCAATTTAcgtttaattaaaagaaaaatatacacttaACAAGGACCACACTCAGGCTAACATCCTTTTTAAACCCCATTTgctgaataattttaattaccTATGGTTATAGCGTCTATTctcattaaaaatgatatataacttATCCTACTGAATGTATTTAAGATCTCGAATTCATTTTAGTCCCATTTCTAAAAGTGTCAGTACATTATGTGAACTTATCAAAACGATAGCTACATTAAAACGCTTCTGTGAAATAGGGTTCACATCCTATTTCAAAGGGCTTCAAGATGCTTTTAAATAGCATAATATAATTGGACTACAATTGAAACAGcgatatatcatttttatttcactgatgaaTCTCTTTAAACCACCGAAAGGCATATTATGAATTTGCTTAACTTTTAAGAGTGTTTCTGTGTTCTCTTAATTTCAACTTTTTCATGGTGAACTATTGAACCTGTTTCAATGTCAAAAGGAATGTGTTAATATCCACGAAATAAATGTAGTTGTAATCAATTAAAAACTTTAGACGATTTTGTTGACAGTAGGCTATGTCCATTGGTTCTAATTTTGCGGATTCGACAGTTTACCAGAAATTGTCAAAGACCATAATACCATCCTATTACCATCACAAGAAGCAGATTTAAAACTGTCGTAAGCATAGTTTGATGAGATTCTGCCATTTTATAgacataaaagataaaaaggaGATAACCTAACACGGATCCTTGAAGGACAACCTCCAAGAACCTCTAAACAACGATTATACCAAAACTTGTTAACTTTTGCTGAGTAATCTGTAAGCCGATCCCTGACATTTTCATCAATaccatttttaaactaaaaaggaGTCTTTTGTTTCAAACTGTATCAAACGCATTgtaaaaatttcaaaacaatacgTGTTGATTCTTTTTCGTCAAATGCTTTCCAAATTTGATGATGACAGTTGATCTGCTTTCTTATTAATCACTGCCAAACAAGTGTATCACTTTATTAAAACAAGTGTCCTTTTCCAGACGGTTTCGGTATACGTGTCGGTTCTAACGCTCGGCGCAATAGCTGTGGAACGCTACTTTGCCATCTGCCACCCGCTCAGCCGCAGCCTCACCGCCTCTAAAGTCTCCCTATTCATCGTTGTGATCTGGATCGTCTATGTCATAGTGGCCCTCCCAGAACTGTTATATCAAAAGCTCCATCGCGGGTATCCTGAGTACATCACAGACTATCCACAATACTGTCCACAGATTCTGACCAAACAGAAGCAAAAACTTTATCAGATCAGTTTGATGATCGGGCTGTTTGACATCCCCATTCGTCTTACGTTCTACGCGTACACAACAATTGCAATCATATTATGGAAGGATGGAATGTCCGAAAACGTCAATAATCGTCTCAATGCAAGTAGGTATTTTAACAGGAAACAATACTTAACTAGTATTTATGTATAAACTACAATAAGCGTACCATTTACAGGTTCATTTTAACTAGAATCTATTATATTCAGTCGAGTCGACTTATTGATAGCATCATCCAAACTGTATACATCAAAGACCtattttaaaacttcatttaatgAGCATCCCAAACATAAGGCAAAGTAATATCTACAACAGAGCGCCATAAATATAACAGTTCAAAAGGTAAAGAATGAATATCAGTCTGGAACTGCGAACGTCAGAATTATGTTTCAGGGAACACTCATTGGCAACTGTTTA comes from the Mya arenaria isolate MELC-2E11 chromosome 13, ASM2691426v1 genome and includes:
- the LOC128213774 gene encoding substance-P receptor-like, whose translation is MTEGTHTESILSARILTVSVYVSVLTLGAIAVERYFAICHPLSRSLTASKVSLFIVVIWIVYVIVALPELLYQKLHRGYPEYITDYPQYCPQILTKQKQKLYQISLMIGLFDIPIRLTFYAYTTIAIILWKDGMSENVNNRLNARVTEFDLGPDTHVTSIGKCVVTDLEELALRLKKGGKRRQDETPQRRKLRPHA